The following are encoded together in the Bos taurus isolate L1 Dominette 01449 registration number 42190680 breed Hereford chromosome 17, ARS-UCD2.0, whole genome shotgun sequence genome:
- the CCDC188 gene encoding coiled-coil domain-containing protein 188 isoform X5: protein MGRGGRGPVGPAPATAPAHYDLPGPAQAFVTVVPEVPMSHDTQSSLSKRVVGQARPKPGPGVRKGSQGGMEGPKTLGPCGHTHPQCPQPPAPGSRGGCLDPPCPGFARWPCMAPLSPTHSMETARPFSALGTGGGGPRVGGEVPGNFITSEDGELQRQRPRDPARMRQGQMDTRLGWGWALHSSHEQEQRASRQVAGPSSGPRPCPCPPLIPGTGASASPRADPPQLQGIPLGPAEPSFLQLEQENQSLKRQNQDLREQLGALLGPGQQFLPLCPEHSSCTALAWVSAGRGTARQDCGWHCGAPCGSMRSPHPTPKQSMTTDAADGLGAEPGAPPQPPEQACAQPLEDRAPLQLLRQELCRGEESFVQQSQNELQQIRLSFERKKMAITEVPPAGVWDGVAEVHMALNNQATGLLNLKKDIRGVLDQMEDIQLEILGERAQCRTQARKDQKMACRGKARLQLGCSEGLRGQLWLLALRLLLGALLACTAAYVYVVDPAPFEGMVPPLLSRAAVWKLRALLGPFLRLEVDGFLPF, encoded by the exons ATGGGACGTGGTGGGAGGGGCCCGGTCGGCCCTGCTCCAGCCACCGCCCCAGCCCATTATGACCTCCCTGGTCCTGCCCAGGCCTTTGTGACAGTCGTCCCTGAGGTGCCTATGAGCCATGACACCCAGAGCTCCCTTAGTAAGAGGGTGGTAGGACAGGCCAGGCCAAAGCCTGGACCTGGGGTCAGGAAGGGGTCACAGGGAGGAATGGAGGGGCCGAAAACCCTGGGACCCTGTGGCCACACCCACCCCcagtgcccccagcccccagctccgGGCAGCCGCGGGGGGTGCCTGGACCCACCCTGCCCGGGGTTCGccaggtggccctgcatggcGCCTCTCAGCCCCACCCACTCGATGGAGACTGCCAGGCCTTTCTCAGCCCTGGGGACAGGGGGTGGGGGGCCCAGGGTCGGGGGCGAGGTACCCGGGAACTTCATCACAAGCGAGGACGGCGAGCTGCAGCGACAGAGGCCGCGAGACCCGGCAAGAATGAGACAAGGACAGATGGACaccaggctggggtggggctgggccctGCACTCCAGCCACGAGCAAGAGCAAAGGGCTTCCCGGCAGGTGGCAGGGCCCAGCTCGGGGCCCCGGCCCTGCCCGTGCCCACCCCTGATCCCGGGCACAGGGGCCTCGGCCTCACCCAGGGCAGACCCTCCCCAGCTCCAGGGTATTCCCCTGGGGCCCGCAGAGCCGTCCTTCCTCCAGCTGGAGCAGGAGAACCAGAGTCTG AAGAGGCAGAACCAGGATCTGCGGGAGCAGCTGGGGGCCCTCCTGGGGCCGGGGCAGCAGTTCCTGCCCTTGTGCCCCGAGCACTCGAGCTGCACGGCCCTGGCCTGGGTGAGTGCGGGACGGGGCACGGCCCGGCAGGACTGCGGGTGGCACTGTGGAGCGCCTTGTGGCTCCATgcgttccccccaccccactcccaagcAGTCCATGACCACGGACGCTGCCGATGGCCTTGGGGCTGAGCCGGGGGCTCCTCCACAGCCCCCTGAGCAGGCCTGCGCCCAGCCCCTGGAAGACAGGGCCCCTCTGCAACTGCTGCGGCAGGAGCTGTGCAGGGGCGAGGAGTCCTTCGTGCAGCAGTCCCAG AACGAGCTGCAGCAGATCCGACTGTCCTTTGAGAGGAAGAAAATGGCTATCACCGAGGTGCCACctgcaggg GTGTGGGACGGCGTGGCTGAAGTACACATGGCCCTCAACAACCAGGCCACCGGGCTTCTG AACCTCAAGAAGGACATCAGGGGCGTGCTGGACCAGATGGAGGACATCCAGCTGGAGATCCTGGG GGAACGGGCCCAGTGTCGCACCCAGGCCAGGAAGGACCAGAAGATGGCATGTAGAGGG AAAGCGCGGCTGCAGCTGGGATGCTCCGAGGGCCTCAGAGGCCAGCTCTG GCTGCTGGCCCTGAGGCTGCTGCTGGGCGCTCTGTTGGCCTGCACCGCCGCCTACGTGTACGTGGTCGACCCCGCACCCTTCGAGGGGATGGTGCCGCCCCTGCTGAGCCGCGCCGCTGTCTGGAAGCTGCGGGCCCTGCTGGGCCCGTTCCTGCGCCTCGAGGTGGACGGCTTCCTGCCCTTCTAG
- the CCDC188 gene encoding coiled-coil domain-containing protein 188 isoform X6 has product MGRGGRGPVGPAPATAPAHYDLPGPAQAFVTVVPEVPMSHDTQSSLSKRVVGQARPKPGPGVRKGSQGGMEGPKTLGPCGHTHPQCPQPPAPGSRGGCLDPPCPGFARWPCMAPLSPTHSMETARPFSALGTGGGGPRVGGEVPGNFITSEDGELQRQRPRDPARMRQGQMDTRLGWGWALHSSHEQEQRASRQVAGPSSGPRPCPCPPLIPGTGASASPRADPPQLQGIPLGPAEPSFLQLEQENQSLKRQNQDLREQLGALLGPGQQFLPLCPEHSSCTALAWVSAGRGTARQDCGWHCGAPCGSMRSPHPTPKQSMTTDAADGLGAEPGAPPQPPEQACAQPLEDRAPLQLLRQELCRGEESFVQQSQNELQQIRLSFERKKMAITEVWDGVAEVHMALNNQATGLLNLKKDIRGVLDQMEDIQLEILGERAQCRTQARKDQKMACRGKARLQLGCSEGLRGQLWLLALRLLLGALLACTAAYVYVVDPAPFEGMVPPLLSRAAVWKLRALLGPFLRLEVDGFLPF; this is encoded by the exons ATGGGACGTGGTGGGAGGGGCCCGGTCGGCCCTGCTCCAGCCACCGCCCCAGCCCATTATGACCTCCCTGGTCCTGCCCAGGCCTTTGTGACAGTCGTCCCTGAGGTGCCTATGAGCCATGACACCCAGAGCTCCCTTAGTAAGAGGGTGGTAGGACAGGCCAGGCCAAAGCCTGGACCTGGGGTCAGGAAGGGGTCACAGGGAGGAATGGAGGGGCCGAAAACCCTGGGACCCTGTGGCCACACCCACCCCcagtgcccccagcccccagctccgGGCAGCCGCGGGGGGTGCCTGGACCCACCCTGCCCGGGGTTCGccaggtggccctgcatggcGCCTCTCAGCCCCACCCACTCGATGGAGACTGCCAGGCCTTTCTCAGCCCTGGGGACAGGGGGTGGGGGGCCCAGGGTCGGGGGCGAGGTACCCGGGAACTTCATCACAAGCGAGGACGGCGAGCTGCAGCGACAGAGGCCGCGAGACCCGGCAAGAATGAGACAAGGACAGATGGACaccaggctggggtggggctgggccctGCACTCCAGCCACGAGCAAGAGCAAAGGGCTTCCCGGCAGGTGGCAGGGCCCAGCTCGGGGCCCCGGCCCTGCCCGTGCCCACCCCTGATCCCGGGCACAGGGGCCTCGGCCTCACCCAGGGCAGACCCTCCCCAGCTCCAGGGTATTCCCCTGGGGCCCGCAGAGCCGTCCTTCCTCCAGCTGGAGCAGGAGAACCAGAGTCTG AAGAGGCAGAACCAGGATCTGCGGGAGCAGCTGGGGGCCCTCCTGGGGCCGGGGCAGCAGTTCCTGCCCTTGTGCCCCGAGCACTCGAGCTGCACGGCCCTGGCCTGGGTGAGTGCGGGACGGGGCACGGCCCGGCAGGACTGCGGGTGGCACTGTGGAGCGCCTTGTGGCTCCATgcgttccccccaccccactcccaagcAGTCCATGACCACGGACGCTGCCGATGGCCTTGGGGCTGAGCCGGGGGCTCCTCCACAGCCCCCTGAGCAGGCCTGCGCCCAGCCCCTGGAAGACAGGGCCCCTCTGCAACTGCTGCGGCAGGAGCTGTGCAGGGGCGAGGAGTCCTTCGTGCAGCAGTCCCAG AACGAGCTGCAGCAGATCCGACTGTCCTTTGAGAGGAAGAAAATGGCTATCACCGAG GTGTGGGACGGCGTGGCTGAAGTACACATGGCCCTCAACAACCAGGCCACCGGGCTTCTG AACCTCAAGAAGGACATCAGGGGCGTGCTGGACCAGATGGAGGACATCCAGCTGGAGATCCTGGG GGAACGGGCCCAGTGTCGCACCCAGGCCAGGAAGGACCAGAAGATGGCATGTAGAGGG AAAGCGCGGCTGCAGCTGGGATGCTCCGAGGGCCTCAGAGGCCAGCTCTG GCTGCTGGCCCTGAGGCTGCTGCTGGGCGCTCTGTTGGCCTGCACCGCCGCCTACGTGTACGTGGTCGACCCCGCACCCTTCGAGGGGATGGTGCCGCCCCTGCTGAGCCGCGCCGCTGTCTGGAAGCTGCGGGCCCTGCTGGGCCCGTTCCTGCGCCTCGAGGTGGACGGCTTCCTGCCCTTCTAG